Below is a genomic region from Castanea sativa cultivar Marrone di Chiusa Pesio chromosome 2, ASM4071231v1.
TTGGGTCTAGTAATTTCATTGCACTAGATCCGATCAAATGATGACACGTATTAAAAAATAGATACATGTCACAATCTCAACAGGTTTAGTGTCACTGGACACTAGACCTAATTTAGACTCATTAAGTaatatgattgaatttaattagagaatcTAAGTTATGAAATCTAAGTAATTGTACACAAATTATAATTTGgactaaaaattcaaaattttgttgcatatttttctaaaagattttgaattttcattgaaattgattggaattttattataaaaaggttaaaatatttattaccaATAATTAAGACAGACATAGTCAGTTTTAAAATTTAGCCTATTTAGGGTAGATTGCAAACCACAATTAAATATGTAAAgtgtaattgattttttcttgTGTATAtctacttttattattattatttttttttgtaaacgtGTGTATCTACCAGATATACCTTTCGTATAAACATAAGGGTATTTGAGTAATTCCGTAGTTCAGGTGCAGTAACTGGTTTAAGCTTGGCCACGTGGGTCATTCCTTAGAGTGGCTCAGCTTTTTAATCCAAACAGCAGATATTTGTGGCACGTGGAAGAATCTTGTTGGTGGAGATCGGTAACATGAAGATATTCCGTCAGAGAGGGAGTGATCTGGTAAGATGAAGATGCATTTTTCTCTAGTAATGGGATCATGCGTCCTAGCATGGTTTTTCACTTCTTTTTGTTCACGttgttctatatataaaataaataaataaatagtgtaAATCATAATTTTGGTTACTCAAGTTTACAGTTTACTATTcgtcatttctcaaaaaaaaaaaaaaaaaaaaatttacaattcgTCGAAATAACTTGTTCTTTAAATTATCAGTCTAGTACTTAACCTATTAAAGATGGTCCTCCTTGTTAAGTATTAGATGTTAGATGGAAGAAACTTAAGTGTTGAATGGAAAAAATTGACCTGATTAAGGTTCTGCCTCTGGACTAAAagtatctaaaaaataaaaacaaaataagaacagttataaatttctttctttcatatCAATCCAAGGACTAAGCTTACACCCTTCCTAGCAGACCCTACCCTACATTATTACACCACTACCCTCCCCCAATTCACAGATCTGGGGAGCACAGGCACAGGTTGGGAAATTGATGTCTATATTGAAGGGTTTGTTAAGCACCAAGGCCAAGAAGCATGTGGTCATGCTTGTTGTCTTCTATTTGCAGTGTTATTTATGATAATTGTATTGagggtaaattgtaaattacacccctaaaatttGTGGGTGTTTAGGTTTTACAccttaaaagttttaaaatttgaattttatcctTATATTTACACCAACTTAgctaaaaatttatcattacaACTACTGgtaaatttcataaatactAGCCACCATGGTCATTTCAGAAATtaccaaccaccaaaatcatgaaaaaataattaaagtttagGCATTGGGTAAGTTCTGAGTTAGAAACTTACAAAGAAGACGAAGAGGCTTGTTAGACTCAAGGACAACCACCTTTCACCGCTTGCAACCTCTGGACCCCCGGTAGGATTGAAATCAAGTTACGGCTTAACCCATAACCCACCTAAGAGTTCTTATGGCTCCCTACCATCTAAACCCCTCAAGCATTGTTTCCTTAGTCGGTAGGAAAGGAGTCACTAAGGTCAACTCAAGTAGGATCCCcctaaaacaaaatactttttttttatattttttttttacatatattaaaaacacacacacacacacacacacacacacacacacacagttaACAAGGGAATGAGACTATGAACTTTGTGTAGTCAACTCTCCAGTCTCAACTTCTAACAATCAGTCCAGAATCCTTATTAAAAAATACTAGCTTGAGCCGTGCTCTCTCAATCTCAAGCCTTTTGTCACCAGCTGGTCTAGCTCATACATGAAATTATACTAAATTCCaactaatttttgtttcattagCACCACCATCATCTGCAGGAGTTCAGCCAACTATGCTTAAGGGACTAGCGAGTGATCAggataacaaaaacaaaagcttgTCAGGGACTAGAGAGACAAATCATGAAAAGATTCAAACAAAGCATTGAACTATGTCTACATCAAAAATTCGGATTTGGCTTGCCTCCAGTGCTCTGTGCACTGGAGGCAACATGAGTAACACGTCCTAAAACGACCAGCCCACGATCCTGTCTAGAGCATAGGATCATTAGACAGAAGCCTTACCCCAAATATTACATCCATGGCTAGCACCAAGTTTATCATCACCATCACTTTTTGTGATGtggaaatgaaaagaaagatcAGAATCAAGCTGTAAAGTTCACAAAGAAAAGACCTGTAGCATTAGAAAAAATGTCTGCTAGAGTTGTTGCGTCAAGAGTAATTGCTTCATCATAAACATCAGAGAAAAGCTGACAACTCTTTGGGAAACAAAGTTTGAGAAATCCCATAATTATGCATTTTCACCAAGGTTAATGACCCCTTTAGAAAACTTTATTACATACAGGGGAAAAAAACTGAGTAACTCCCAATGTTAATTCTAATTTCTATCTCAGATCCCCCATTAAGggctaaaaacaaaaaggaaaaggataAAAAACCCTGACCTGAGCCCAAAAAATGGATTAGAGTTGTTTATTCCCACTGGCCAGCTTGAAATCCAATTGGCGAATCAATTTGATATCTTATTTCAGAGAAATAACTCTTGTGAGGTGTAACTGAAGCCCTGAGACCAAATCTGATATGACCACAAAAACTAAAGCCAGCTGTAACTTTAAGAACCTAACTTCCACCCCACCGCCTCTTTCGAGCTGGCCTCTGTTGCTTAGTTTCATCTGTATCTATTATCAAATCAACCTGAGGCTTGAGACACATGCCTGGTTCTTTGTTCAAAGTGATGGGCTCCTTAAAGCGCTCCCTACGTTTCTCCATCTTTGCTAATGTCTCAAGAAACCGTTGGTTGTCATAATCCCCAACAAACTTATTTCCATCAGAACCATTGTTGCAGGTCAGTGCTGCATCTTCAGTGGCATATCTCCTTCCAGTAGAGACTTCTGTATTTGGTTCTTCTGTTACTATCTGACCCTCCTCAATGTCCAAATCTTCATTGTGTTCAGTTATAGGAAACTTGTCAGGCCATTTTGGATTGTTTTGGCTGCCCTCAATTTTTGCGATTTCTGGGTGGACTGCCTTCTCCATATGAGGGTCATTATAATCCATCAAAGTTGTCTGCTTCTCAGTCTTCTGATCTATGTTTTCAGACCTACCATTGCCCATAAAACTTTGGCCTTTGGAACGTCTTCTGGAGGACTGCAAAGTATTGTCACATATAAATGTCACACATAATTTTATACACTTTAAAGATCATACGAGCAAAAGCATTCGGAGATATGCAGTAGATTGCatcatgtataaaaataaataaataaataaacccttAAAATATAGGATGAAATACAGCAAAAGGACCCAGAAGAAAGTTTAAGAACATTAAACAAGATGGTTTGTTCTTTGGCAGTAGTTTCCAATGAATTTCCAATGTAATTCCTTGCTAGCCCATGCCATTTCAAGATAGGATATCTACCCTGGAAGCCCCTATATCTCATTGTCAACAAGCAGTTTAGAGCTTTAACTAGCACTAACTAAATGACCATttctacagtttttttttttttttaaatttttttctatattagTAAATGGCCATTTCTACAGTGAAGCTTATTTAAACAAGtccttaaatttaaattatcacACACATCATTTGAATATAATTGGCTGACCAATAATCAGGGAGACCTAAATTACTTCGTCAGGCTGTACCATCCCCCATGACAATCTTACCCAAAACCCATAAGAAACTCTTGGCACACATCAAGGAATCCATGGCACCATAGGGTCAAATCTGTCAATCAATTTATATCCTGTCAAACTAATCAATTCTTTAAATCCTTGATGTTTACTTCAAACACAACCAGATAGACtcaaattagtaaaaaaatgtagaattaaaaattctatctaGAATCAGTATTAATTCAATAAGGATGGTATGCAAATCACAACCAGTAAAAGTTGGAGAAAATGCAAGATATTCTCATGCTGAATATATACCTCAAACTCCACCCCCCACCCCacagagaaaaatgaaagaataataatcaaaataaatccaaaacaaacaacataaAAACCGAAATGAGATCTCACTAATTGAGCTGTGAACTCTATTAGGTGTAACATCATTATAACAAAACAGATGATTAACATTTCTTCCTCAGCATTGACTGCTTAATTATAGGCAAATATAACAGAGAAGCTGAGAAGAATGACAACCAGAAAGCTAATACAGAAAATGTAGAAAAGAATCACCCTCTACCTCATATATTGATATATCAAAGATCATATAGGGATCTCTGCTATGAGAAGAAAGTTGTACACATAATGGGTGAATTGCAATCTACATTGAACTgggtttatccaaaaaagaacGGGTGTTTGTTCGTACTCAACTACCATAGATGCCCATCCCCTCCCCCATTTTTGTAACTATTGATGCCCCAGTTGAGTATAATTAAATCTGTCAGGCCAAGAGGGATCCAATACTCATGTGGCAAAGAGTAAATTACTTCCCCAAAAGGGCagtgaatgagagagagagagagagagagagagagagagagagagggagagagagagggagaaagaagcTATGAAATCATACAAAAACTACAATAACTGACAGCAAGAATAGTATGGCAAAGAGCAAGTTTTTGTTAGTATAGCCAGCAGCAACAAAAACTAAGAACGTTGTCAACTATTCTGtgatagcttttttttttttcctaagctACATATTGTGGAAAAGAAAACATTAGGCCGGCCCTGATTGATCTATTGAAGATCCATACCGAACTCaaaaatttgggactaaggcttggctgtttttgttgttgcactTGTTACAACAAATACAGGAGGAGAAATTCAAATCCTAGACCTCCTCATAAACAAGACCAAACATGccattgagctacaaggctatTGGCCAATAACTGATGTACATGAAGCACAACAAATTAGTACAAAAAGGTATTTACAAGGAGAAATCATAAGATTAGATTCACTAAAATTAGCATTTCTACTCTGCAATCTAGTTTTGCAATGAGGGTCACAAAATATCCTATCAAAGAAGTTTCTGTTTTGAGGGCTGAAGAATtcgaattttttattattattttttttatatttcttatgtCTAGGTGTCAATTCCCAGTCCCTACTTCAATGAGAAGAATTCCTTTGtcgaaaaactattttttaacaaattgagATAAAATGAGATGTGCATGCAAACAAGATGTTTTATGAAGAAACTTCCACATAAAATATGTAACATAAGAACAGATAAACCATATTCAAGGAAAATTCTGAAAACTAGTAACACCTTTTATTTTCCCCTTTGGCATTGCCAGACAGCATGTATGACCAAGACAATTAGTTACCAGTCACATTTTTCACGAGAGACATTAATTTACACACTGAAGCGTCCATGTAGCAAGACAATAAAGTCATTAACTAGTCATATGAATCCCATccccaattccaccaaccataAATGCCACACCTGGAATACAGTGCCAAAACAACTTTGGCAACAGAAAATAAGTGATCTCTCACCTTGTACATTAGTGGAAGCAGCATCAACCCAAGCCCCCCTggaaattcaaatttgtttCCAATAGATGCAATAATGTGATTTTCAACAGTCCTCAAGTGGGCATAgtcaataaattttaagatgGATTGTTAAGTCTAGATTGAGGATGTGTCTGGTAGTGGATGCTTTAACAGCCTTTACAGCTCTTTTGACAGAAATTGCCAAATGTTTGGCAATTTCACTAAAGAGCTTTAAGGGGATCTTCAAGCTGATAACAATTTTTAAGGCTAAAGCTGAAATTTGGAGGTTTTAAGAAAAAGCTCTACAATTGACAGTTCAGGCATTATTAATTCAGAAGTTCAAGGCACTGTTCACTGTAATTTGGCAAACAGTCAGAATGCACAAGAGCTTTTCAGTTAGCTCTATATTGCAAAAGCACAACTTCCTACAGCAATGCCAAATGGGCACTGAAAATCAACCAGCTCCAGAAAACATAGGTCCCAAAAATGAATGAGAAAACGAAAGGAAGTATACACATAAGACCATGCAAGATTAGTAGCTGCTTTTACAAATAGAACAGCAGATATCAGAGTAAACCTCTaaatattgaaattgaaataatataagaGGTGTAGTATaagcataaaatattatataatcagCAGGTACTTTTCCTCAAAGCaggagcatttttttttatgctatggTTAAGAATAGCTAATCCTATTGGCTAAGAACCATGGATATTGTAAAAGTATTTTACATTCAGTTGATATGATGCAGGACAACTCTTATTAGGAATAGGAGTGCTCACTATCAAAAAGCAGGTGGTAGGACAAGTGTGAGTGGGTGTGTTTAAGTAGAGAATTGTTCACCGTTGAGTCTTGGGTAGTGTTCAACTTGGCCAGAATTAGAACCAATAGGTGTGAAAGTTCTGTAGAGAATAACGCTGCACCTCTTTTTTTGAAAGCGAAGTAGATGGTGAAAGAACCACCTCCACAGCCAGACAAATATAAGATTCCAGTTGCCAAAAGAAATGTCAGAGGAAAATTAATAAGTGTCTTGATTACTACATGGAAGCATTTCCTCTTCTTTTCATGCCTCAGGCAGTGAACCTGAGATGCTTGTAAGCTTGGCCCAGTCAAGCCATGCTGACACTCGAGCACATGAAGACATGCACAAATGGTTAAAAAGCTTAACAACGGAAAATCATATGGAAAAATGAAAGTAATATATAACAAGGGGGAAACAAGGTAGAGTGAACATGCAATGAGATAGCATTAACCAATATAAACAAGACTTGCCCAACATATGTGGATCACTCATATATTCAAGTACAGTGATACAAGGTTTTGACCTAGATTTCCCCAACTTTACCTTTCCATCCCCAACAACAAAGTTAACTGAATCCCTGCACCTCAGCACTGCCTGCTCATGCTCATCTCTATTTATAATCTCAGAACTTCTATTAATACAGTTGGTGCTACTtcctttttttatcattttgacTTTATCTCGCTGTATTTGCATTTCATCATTAAGCACCCTATCATGTGCAGATCCATATCTTGCACGAATCTTTTCGTGCCTAGAGATTTTTTCATAGGAAAGGGATGCCTCTTCTGAATACATTTTGGCATCTTGATGCCTTAAGATTAATTCATCCTTGGTCCAGTGAAGGACTCTAGATCGCCAGCTATATCGTCTCAGCCCCAGATGGCCCTGATCATCAGGATATACTATACGATCTTCTACATCATCAGCATCATTATAATTATCAAGCCAACCACCGTCCCTAACTTCCCCAGCGCATATATGTCTTCTACGTCTCCCGAATCTTTCACTTAATCTTGAGTCATATGCATTATTTCTTGGAGACATGTTATCATGCTGATATCTTCCAGCTGAATAAGATTCTCTGTAAAACTGAGAATCTACTGAGTCACGATCCATCAGTCTCCCATAGCCATCTTCGGTTTCCCCATACCAAGGGTTATCCAAGTCTAGGGTGGGACTGTCACCATACCTACCCCTTCTGCCAGAGCTTTTCAATTCTCCCCTACCATATGGTATTTGtctttcatatttttcatcCATAGAATCCCTATTGCTGTCAGCAAATGAAGCAGATCTCTTATATTTTTCTGGCACAAAGTTATCTTCATGTTTATAATCAAGCCAATGAGAATGGTTTGTTCTCTTCCTAAGTTGGGGTTCGCCATGCTTGCTTCTCCAGAAAGTATCCCTTTCTTCAACACTGCAAGAAGAATACCTTGAATGCAACTGCGACTCGCTATAAGTGAGATGATTAAAGTAATCAGTAGAGTGTCCTTCCCCATAATAATACCAATCTCTATCCCTGTCTTCACTATATTCTCTAGGACTTCTTTGTTCATGACAGTAATCCCTTTCATCCCATTTTTTTCTAACATACGAATCAATCTCATTTCTCAATCTGTAATTACCTCTTGAATAAGGAGGTTTTCTGTAAACTCTCTCATTGTCGTTGCCCATAAACGTTTCACCACTATAACGGCTGGAAAGCTCTTTTTCCCTATGATATGGAATATATTCTCGGTCTTGAAATCCAAAACCTTGATTCCTTTCCTTCCATCTGCTACATTTAACCAAGTCATCCCTGTCACATAGGTCCTCTGCGACCAACAAGGGGGAGGCAACATTATTATCTGCAGTGTGAATTTTAGGTTTAGCAACACTGTTATCTCTCCTACTGCGATGCTCCTGTTCCTCTCGAATGGAACctttatttcttgaattgcCATCACCTGATTTTGATTTGATGTTGCCGCTTCTAAAGTTCTTGTCACAAGATGTGAGAGACTCTGGTAATTCAGCACTAGAATTCAGTGATGACTTTCTAAAAGGACTCTGAGTCTTCTCAGTATCAACATAAACACTATTTCTGGAACCTTCGGAATCACTTCCATAACAGGACGAGTCCAGGCTAAGCTGACCACGATCGTCAAATGATAGTTCTGTTTCCATCATACAAGGATCTGCACCGCAGAAATTCCTGCCAACCTTACCCTGTGTTTCGCTAACTGTTTCCATTACTTCAGTGACTCCTGAAGGGCCAACCTTCAGCTTTTGATGGTGATGCCCATTCGCATCAGGGATCTTTTCATCTTCAAGATTATCAGAGCTCAGATTCATTGGGTTATATGCAATCGCCCGCTGGGAACACCTGATTATACAAAGCAAAAATACTCATCCAATTGGTGGCTTCTGGGGAGGAAAAAAGACTTTAAAGTACGAAATGAGGCTCAAGGCACTAAGTAAACTATTATTAACtgaaaaatttataagaagCATCACCACAGCAACAAAAATACTTTAAAGAAAAGTAGTTCTACAATGTAATTTCAAATTGACTTTGAAGATATCTACAATTCACATGCATTTTTTAAGATTTACATATCCAAGTTGCTATCTTCATAATCTGGTTGAAAGCAAGCATCCACAGCAGCATGGCATATCCATTATGTTCGTAAAGCATATAATAAAAAGTACGCATATTAATGCTTACACAATTGTGATTCATGGGATTCAAAATTGGGAAATCTAAGCGTCCTACAAAATTATTACACCGTGGTAGGTCCACAGACAACGTCTTATAATTGCACCACAATGTCAGATATTGACAGCCTTGTCCCAGCCAAGTCAACATAGACAGATGAAATTCATATAGATGTATTTCTAGAATAGACATATATGACTAAATTCCTAGTATAGACAGGGCTATCAGGATTCAGGAGAccaacatataaatataatccaAACCTTTTCAGAGCAGAAGGCCTGTCTGATCTTCTGATATTGCCTTCCAGAGATTCTACAGATGGTTTATCTCCACCGGCATTACCAGAACAGTGAATATCCCTGCTATGTCCATCAGAATCTCCCTTTTCAGATGCCTCATGTACAGGGCTATCTTTATGGTATTCTTCCTCCTTGCCAAAACCAGAGGAATCCTCAATGGGGCCCTGCACAGTAATCTGCTCCCAAACATGCTATAAGTAATCAGACAATGGAATATAGCTGATGCATAAGCATTAGGTCAAATTCAAAATGACAGCTAACCTGTATCACAACATCAGAATCCCGAGTACGTGCACGCCTTAAATCTGTAGACGGCTGGCGTTCGCTAGTGCTGTCTTCAACCAGAATTGCTCTACCTCTTGGCTGAAAAAATCAGAAGTCAATAAGTAAtcatttccaaaaaagaaatttggggGAGGGGAgtaactttttaatttcaatatacCATTTCAAACTGTCTCACTTTGTTTGATGAAGGTGAAACTATCCTCTGCAATCCAACTTGGTAGCTTTCCTCCACCATCGGATTCTGGCGTCCTCTCTCATGCTCAGTTTCAGCTTCATGAGCCTATTCTCATAAAAGCAAGAGATGACAGGAACCTCAATATTCGATATATCTTAACAACTTGTCTGATATAAAAATTCACCTAGAAAATTTAAATCCTACCTGGTTAGTTTTTGACGACTCATATACAGGGATCCCAGTCTGCAGGAATGCTTGCTGCCGAATTTGCTCCTGCAATGCATGTCAATGATTCTAATTATCAGGGTCTGTGAGGAGAATCTAATGAAAACCaattgaaaacttatttatccaaaaaaaaaaaaaaccaactggGAACTTGTGCATAAGCATAGTTCCGCCAACAACATATCAGACATATCATAAGAAGTTCCAGATAAAAAATCCTACCAGCCagcaataaatatattattttatgccAGAATCCAGACTTAGGGAgccttttttattattggtaagttacacatgcccAATCTGGGGATAAATCAAATTGGCAAGGCACATATTATACAAGGCGAATTGAGCACATCAAGCGTGTAATTGAAGTTCTTTACCAGAGATTTGCAGTACTGCTTCCAAGTGTCTTCATTGAAACCAAAATTGAAGAAATCTGTAATATCTACTCCAGGAAACCTCCATGGCTTATCCTCAAATGTATCAATATTTATATCAAGTATAGTCctggaaggaagaaaaaatgcaGGATTTTTTTATCAAGACACTATGGAATATTCTAATATGCAAATTCAAAGAGATTAGTAAAGGTCTGCttctcaatcaattatttaaatggGGCCTTGAGAAAAATGGGAGGCACCACCAACATTAATGACCATGGGAACACAATACATGCTATATGGCACTAAGAATCAGGTTTCTGAAGAACCAACATCATAGTGAAACTAACCTATACCAAGGAAGGGAGAAACCATATCCACTTTGACCCACAACCGAATTGGCTGTAGCACGAACTTGAGCAACCTGACTTGCGATTGAGCCTTTGTGCTGGTTGCATGTAGTATCATCCTGGTCACCTCTATTCAACGTGGAAGGATAGGAAGCCATTCCCACAGATCCATTCCCTTTTATATTGCTTGGAAATACTGATCCATGAGGTCTCATGTACTACACAAGAGCactccaattaaaaaatgatcatGAGTTGTTTAAGGATTAAACAGTTCTCTCAGTTACACAAATATTATTACTCATAACAATAGATACAGAGAAATAGATAATAGGCTTTCATGTGGGGAATATGAAATTATAACTTTAAGAATGATCATCAAAAATTACAATGCCATTAGTAATTGCATCATTTTAGAATAAgattacccaaaaaagaaactaTAAACACCTTTGATGTCTTTTTCACTGATTATGTAATAGCATTAACTCATTATTAAAGCAAAACGCACATGAGTCTAAACAGTTGGTACTACTGAACTGAATTAGTTATTATTCTATGTCTCTATCTAATTCAAAAACCATAGCACTACTCCACATTGTAACAGATAAATTAAACTTGCagatttcaaattttacttcattcaAAGAACAATTCCACAAATAGACAAAACTACCTTGTACTGTGGATAATGCGAATTATACCCACCCCTCACACCATTTCCTCTCTCCCCATTAAAGCCCGGCTCCAATCCATCACTGGATTGATTGCCCCGCTTCTGAATCTTACTGGGCCCACTTCCCTCCTCAACTACAACAAAATCATTCttaacatcatcatcatcatcatcatcatcatcctcatcctcatcatcaccataaccaccaccaccacctcctaCAACCCCTCCATTCCCACCATTCTTACAATCCTCATCGTTCAAAACTATATTCAAATCATCCTCACTATCACTATCACTCCCACTATCCATATTCAACTCCGAACCCATTGTTTTCTGTGCCGAACCGTTGTGGACCTCATCAGATATCTGCGAATTGGAACCCAGACCCTGGTTAGGGTTAGGTTTATTGGTAACACTGTtatcttgttgttgttgttgttcttcttcttcttccatggGTTCAATGTACGAATTGGCAAGGCCTGGAATGGCATTGATGGCTGAACTCGCTTGAATTTCAACATCGGTGTAAAGATCACCGAAATCATCGCCGAACTCTTCCATTTCAGTTTAAACCCTGGGAAAAATCAAAGTGAAATTGTTTTCCGTATAGTTTTGGGTAAGGAAAGAATAGCCTccatgtgtttgtgtttttttccaAATGGAAAATAGGAAATCTCAGAGGCTGAGAATCATAGTTGGGGTTTATAGATAATGAGATGCCCTAAAACCccgaaaaataaaaatgcattaAAACCCCAAACAGGGTTTCGGATCTTAAACCCTAGCATAGCCAATGgttgattttatttaatttttatttaattttatttttgagatagAGAGGGTTTTGACTCTTGAGGGACAAGCTTGGTGATTTTTTTGAcatggccttttttttttttttttttttaagtcttatttttattaattgaaaagTTGTCAATCTCATTGGACTTGTTTGGTAGTAGTGTTTAAGTATTATTATTCAGttttaagtgttgtgaaaatatgtgctctaatgttataaaaatacgtgtcgaaagtattattgttatttaaacagtgaaaactattgtttaaataacGTTGCCAAACAGCTCTTGAAtgaataaaaaacattttaaattcaaCAACATTAGGACACAGATTCAGAgattattgaattttcttttaaaaatgttagaaagtttatttaaaaacttaagAGGAATTGTCTAATAAAATAGCGGCAAGACAAGAGGATAAGTGGGTGAGTCCTCTAATCCAACAAGAAGTTATTTTTacctataaatttaattaggttAGTCTTTTAGGGGCCGTTTGGATGCTTTTTTTTGgtcactcaattttcgtcactcaatttccatcactcatcactttaAAATACCATACCTGTTTGGCACCATCACTTATCACTTTAAAATACCATACCTGTTTGGCACCATCACTCACTTCTCATCACTTAATATTTTTCACATTGTTTGTGGGTCCCATACCTGTCACTCGGTGCagttttttgcttctttttttttttttcaataccaAGATCACCTGAacccagtgaaaaaaaaaaaaacccataaacccgAACCCAGtgaaagaagggaaaaaagaagaaggaagaactgAAGAGCGAAGACCGAACCCAGTGAtagaagaaggggaaa
It encodes:
- the LOC142624720 gene encoding uncharacterized protein LOC142624720 isoform X3 yields the protein MEEFGDDFGDLYTDVEIQASSAINAIPGLANSYIEPMEEEEEQQQQQDNSVTNKPNPNQGLGSNSQISDEVHNGSAQKTMGSELNMDSGSDSDSEDDLNIVLNDEDCKNGGNGGVVGGGGGGYGDDEDEDDDDDDDDDVKNDFVVVEEGSGPSKIQKRGNQSSDGLEPGFNGERGNGVRGGYNSHYPQYKYMRPHGSVFPSNIKGNGSVGMASYPSTLNRGDQDDTTCNQHKGSIASQVAQVRATANSVVGQSGYGFSLPWYRTILDINIDTFEDKPWRFPGVDITDFFNFGFNEDTWKQYCKSLEQIRQQAFLQTGIPVYESSKTNQAHEAETEHERGRQNPMVEESYQVGLQRIVSPSSNKPRGRAILVEDSTSERQPSTDLRRARTRDSDVVIQITVQGPIEDSSGFGKEEEYHKDSPVHEASEKGDSDGHSRDIHCSGNAGGDKPSVESLEGNIRRSDRPSALKRCSQRAIAYNPMNLSSDNLEDEKIPDANGHHHQKLKVGPSGVTEVMETVSETQGKVGRNFCGADPCMMETELSFDDRGQLSLDSSCYGSDSEGSRNSVYVDTEKTQSPFRKSSLNSSAELPESLTSCDKNFRSGNIKSKSGDGNSRNKGSIREEQEHRSRRDNSVAKPKIHTADNNVASPLLVAEDLCDRDDLVKCSRWKERNQGFGFQDREYIPYHREKELSSRYSGETFMGNDNERVYRKPPYSRGNYRLRNEIDSYVRKKWDERDYCHEQRSPREYSEDRDRDWYYYGEGHSTDYFNHLTYSESQLHSRYSSCSVEERDTFWRSKHGEPQLRKRTNHSHWLDYKHEDNFVPEKYKRSASFADSNRDSMDEKYERQIPYGRGELKSSGRRGRYGDSPTLDLDNPWYGETEDGYGRLMDRDSVDSQFYRESYSAGRYQHDNMSPRNNAYDSRLSERFGRRRRHICAGEVRDGGWLDNYNDADDVEDRIVYPDDQGHLGLRRYSWRSRVLHWTKDELILRHQDAKMYSEEASLSYEKISRHEKIRARYGSAHDRVLNDEMQIQRDKVKMIKKGSSTNCINRSSEIINRDEHEQAVLRCRDSVNFVVGDGKSSRRRSKGQSFMGNGRSENIDQKTEKQTTLMDYNDPHMEKAVHPEIAKIEGSQNNPKWPDKFPITEHNEDLDIEEGQIVTEEPNTEVSTGRRYATEDAALTCNNGSDGNKFVGDYDNQRFLETLAKMEKRRERFKEPITLNKEPGMCLKPQVDLIIDTDETKQQRPARKRRWGGS
- the LOC142624720 gene encoding uncharacterized protein LOC142624720 isoform X2; amino-acid sequence: MEEFGDDFGDLYTDVEIQASSAINAIPGLANSYIEPMEEEEEQQQQQDNSVTNKPNPNQGLGSNSQISDEVHNGSAQKTMGSELNMDSGSDSDSEDDLNIVLNDEDCKNGGNGGVVGGGGGGYGDDEDEDDDDDDDDDVKNDFVVVEEGSGPSKIQKRGNQSSDGLEPGFNGERGNGVRGGYNSHYPQYKYMRPHGSVFPSNIKGNGSVGMASYPSTLNRGDQDDTTCNQHKGSIASQVAQVRATANSVVGQSGYGFSLPWTILDINIDTFEDKPWRFPGVDITDFFNFGFNEDTWKQYCKSLEQIRQQAFLQTGIPVYESSKTNQAHEAETEHERGRQNPMVEESYQVGLQRIVSPSSNKVRQFEMPRGRAILVEDSTSERQPSTDLRRARTRDSDVVIQITVQGPIEDSSGFGKEEEYHKDSPVHEASEKGDSDGHSRDIHCSGNAGGDKPSVESLEGNIRRSDRPSALKRCSQRAIAYNPMNLSSDNLEDEKIPDANGHHHQKLKVGPSGVTEVMETVSETQGKVGRNFCGADPCMMETELSFDDRGQLSLDSSCYGSDSEGSRNSVYVDTEKTQSPFRKSSLNSSAELPESLTSCDKNFRSGNIKSKSGDGNSRNKGSIREEQEHRSRRDNSVAKPKIHTADNNVASPLLVAEDLCDRDDLVKCSRWKERNQGFGFQDREYIPYHREKELSSRYSGETFMGNDNERVYRKPPYSRGNYRLRNEIDSYVRKKWDERDYCHEQRSPREYSEDRDRDWYYYGEGHSTDYFNHLTYSESQLHSRYSSCSVEERDTFWRSKHGEPQLRKRTNHSHWLDYKHEDNFVPEKYKRSASFADSNRDSMDEKYERQIPYGRGELKSSGRRGRYGDSPTLDLDNPWYGETEDGYGRLMDRDSVDSQFYRESYSAGRYQHDNMSPRNNAYDSRLSERFGRRRRHICAGEVRDGGWLDNYNDADDVEDRIVYPDDQGHLGLRRYSWRSRVLHWTKDELILRHQDAKMYSEEASLSYEKISRHEKIRARYGSAHDRVLNDEMQIQRDKVKMIKKGSSTNCINRSSEIINRDEHEQAVLRCRDSVNFVVGDGKSSRRRSKGQSFMGNGRSENIDQKTEKQTTLMDYNDPHMEKAVHPEIAKIEGSQNNPKWPDKFPITEHNEDLDIEEGQIVTEEPNTEVSTGRRYATEDAALTCNNGSDGNKFVGDYDNQRFLETLAKMEKRRERFKEPITLNKEPGMCLKPQVDLIIDTDETKQQRPARKRRWGGS